From the genome of Solanum stenotomum isolate F172 chromosome 5, ASM1918654v1, whole genome shotgun sequence:
NNNNNNNNNNNNNNNNNNNNNNNNNNNNNNNNNNNNNNNNNNNNNNNNNNNNNNNNNNNNNNNNNNNNNNNNNNNNNNNNNNNNNNNNNNNNNNNNNNNNNNNNNNNNNNNNNNNNNNNNNNNNNNNNNNNNNNNNNNNNNNNNNNNNNNNNNNNNNNNNNNNNNNNNNNNNNNNNNNNNNNNNNNNNNNNNNNNNNNNNNNNNNNNNNNNNNNNNNNNNNNNNNNNNNNNNNNNNNNNNNNNNNNNNNNNNNNNNNNNNNNNNNNNNNNNNNNNNNNNNNNNNNNNNNNNNNNNNNNNNNNNNNNNNNNNNNNNNNNNNNNNNNNNNNNNNNNNNNNNNNNNNNNNNNNNNNNNNNNNNNNNNNNNNNNNNNNNNNNNNNNNNNNNNNNNNNNNNNNNNNNNNNNNNNNNNNNNNNNNNNNNNNNNNNNNNNNNNNNNNNNNNNNNNNNNNNNNNNNNNNNNNNNNNNNNNNNNNNNNNNNNNNNNNNNNNNNNNNNNNNNNNNNNNNNNNNNNNNNNNNNNNNNNNNNNNNNNNNNNNNNNNNNNNNNNNNNNNNNNNNNNNNNNNNNNNNNNNNNNNNNNNNNNNNNNNNNNNNNNNNNNNNNNNNNNNNNNNNNNNNNNNNNNNNNNNNNNNNNNNNNNNNNNNNNNNNNNNNNNNNNNNNNNNNNNNNNNNNNNNNNNNNNNNNNNNNNNNNNNNNNNNNNNNNNNNNNNNNNNNNNNNNNNNNNNNNNNNNNNNNNNNNNNNNNNNNNNNNNNNNNNNNNNNNNNNNNNNNNNNNNNNNNNNNNNNNNNNNNNNNNNNNNNNNNNNNNNNNNNNNNNNNNNNNNNNNNNNNNNNNNNNNNNNNNNNNNNNNNNNNNNNNNNNNNNNNNNNNNNNNNNNNNNNNNNNNNNNNNNNNNNNNNNNNNNNNNNNNNNNNNNNNNNNNNNNNNNNNNNNNNNNNNNNNNNNNNNNNNNNNNNNNNNNNNNNNNNNNNNNNNNNNNNNNNNNNNNNNNNNNNNNNNNNNNNNNNNNNNNNNNNNNNNNNNNNNNNNNNNNNNNNNNNNNNNNNNNNNNNNNNNNNNNNNNNNNNNNNNNNNNNNNNNNNNNNNNNNNNNNNNNNNNNNNNNNNNNNNNNNNNNNNNNNNNNNNNNNNNNNNNNNNNNNNNNNNNNNNNNNNNNNNNNNNNNNNNNNNNNNNNNNNNNNNNNNNNNNNNNNNNNNNNNNNNNNNNNNNNNNNNNNNNNNNNNNNNNNNNNNNNNNNNNNNNNNNNNNNNNNNNNNNNNNNNNNNNNNNNNNNNNNNNNNNNNNNNNNNNNNNNNNNNNNNNNNNNNNNNNNNNNNNNNNNNNNNNNNNNNNNNNNNNNNNNNNNNNNNNNNNNNNNNNNNNNNNNNNNNNNNNNNNNNNNNNNNNNNNNNNNNNNNNNNNNNNNNNNNNNNNNNNNNNNNNNNNNNNNNNNNNNNNNNNNNNNNNNNNNNNNNNNNNNNNNNNNNNNNNNNNNNNNNNNNNNNNNNNNNNNNNNNNNNNNNNNNNNNNNNNNNNNNNNNNNNNNNNNNNNNNNNNNNNNNNNNNNNNNNNNNNNNNNNNNNNNNNNNNNNNNNNNNNNNNNNNNNNNNNNNNNNNNNNNNNNNNNNNNNNNNNNNNNNNNNNNNNNNNNNNNNNNNNNNNNNNNNNNNNNNNNNNNNNNNNNNNNNNNNNNNNNNNNNNNNNNNNNNNNNNNNNNNNNNNNNNNNNNNNNNNNNNNNNNNNNNNNNNNNNNNNNNNNNNNNNNNNNNNNNNNNNNNNNNNNNNNNNNNNNNNNNNNNNNNNNNNNNNNNNNNNNNNNNNNNNNNNNNNNNNNNNNNNNNNNNNNNNNNNNNNNNNNNNNNNNNNNNNNNNNNNNNNNNNNNNNNNNNNNNNNNNNNNNNNNNNNNNNNNNNNNNNNNNNNNNNNNNNNNNNNNNNNNNNNNNNNNNNNNNNNNNNNNNNNNNNNNNNNNNNNNNNNNNNNNNNNNNNNNNNNNNNNNNNNNNNNNNNNNNNNNNNNNNNNNNNNNNNNNNNNNNNNNNNNNNNNNNNNNNNNNNNNNNNNNNNNNNNNNNNNNNNNNNNNNNNNNNNNNNNNNNNNNNNNNNNNNNNNNNNNNNNNNNNNNNNNNNNNNNNNNNNNNNNNNNNNNNNNNNNNNNNNNNNNNNNNNNNNNNNNNNNNNNNNNNNNNNNNNNNNNNNNNNNNNNNNNNNNNNNNNNNNNNNNNNNNNNNNNNNNNNNNNNNNNNNNNNNNNNNNNNNNNNNNNNNNNNNNNNNNNNNNNNNNNNNNNNNNNNNNNNNNNNNNNNNNNNNNNNNNNNNNNNNNNNNNNNNNNNNNNNNNNNNNNNNNNNNNNNNNNNNNNNNNNNNNNNNNNNNNNNNNNNNNNNNNNNNNNNNNNNNNNNNNNNNNNNNNNNNNNNNNNNNNNNNNNNNNNNNNNNNNNNNNNNNNNNNNNNNNNNNNNNNNNNNNNNNNNNNNNNNNNNNNNNNNNNNNNNNNNNNNNNNNNNNNNNNNNNNNNNNNNNNNNNNNNNNNNNNNNNNNNNNNNNNNNNNNNNNNNNNNNNNNNNNNNNNNNNNNNNNNNNNNNNNNNNNNNNNNNNNNNNNNNNNNNNNNNNNNNNNNNNNNNNNNNNNNNNNNNNNNNNNNNNNNNNNNNNNNNNNNNNNNNNNNNNNNNNNNNNNNNNNNNNNNNNNNNNNNNNNNNNNNNNNNNNNNNNNNNNNNNNNNNNNNNNNNNNNNNNNNNNNNNNNNNNNNNNNNNNNNNNNNNNNNNNNNNNNNNNNNNNNNNNNNNNNNNNNNNNNNNNNNNNNNNNNNNNNNNNNNNNNNNNNNNNNNNNNNNNNNNNNNNNNNNNNNNNNNNNNNNNNNNNNNNNNNNNNNNNNNNNNNNNNNNNNNNNNNNNNNNNNNNNNNNNNNNNNNNNNNNNNNNNNNNNNNNNNNNNNNNNNNNNNNNNNNNNNNNNNNNNNNNNNNNNNNNNNNNNNNNNNNNNNNNNNNNNNNNNNNNNNNNNNNNNNNNNNNNNNNNNNNNNNNNNNNNNNNNNNNNNNNNNNNNNNNNNNNNNNNNNNNNNNNNNNNNNNNNNNNNNNNNNNNNNNNNNNNNNNNNNNNNNNNNNNNNNNNNNNNNNNNNNNNNNNNNNNNNNNNNNNNNNNNNNNNNNNNNNNNNNNNNNNNNNNNNNNNNNNNNNNNNNNNNNNNNNNNNNNNNNNNNNNNNNNNNNNNNNNNNNNNNNNNNNNNNNNNNNNNNNNNNNNNNNNNNNNNNNNNNNNNNNNNNNNNNNNNNNNNNNNNNNNNNNNNNNNNNNNNNNNNNNNNNNNNNNNNNNNNNNNNNNNNNNNNNNNNNNNNNNNNNNAGGACAAAAATCTGGACGCACGATAGCTCGTGTGCCTATGACTCAAAACAAAATGTTTCCTCTTGATATTTACAATGTTGGTAATGTTGCCTTAGTTGTTAAAGGAAAAAATGAGACTAATTTGTGGAACTTACGTTATGGACATTTGAATGTTAATGGGTTGAAGCTTTTGGTTCAAAAAGACACGGTTATTGGCTTGCCAAAAACCAATGAACTTGACTTGTGTGAAGGATGTGTCTATGGGAAGCAAACTAGGAAATCGTTCCAAGTGGAAAAATCATGGAGGACTACAACTTGTCTTGAACTTGTGCATGCGGATTTGTGAGGGCCAATGAAAATGGAATCCCTTGGTGGAAGtcgatatttttttatgtttactgATGATTACAGCTTCTTTAGTTGGGTttatttcttgaaattcaaatcTGAAACCtttgagaatttcaagaaattaaagGCATTGTAGAGAATCAAAGTGGCAACAAGATAAAATCACGTGTACCGATAGAGGTGGTGAATTCTTgtctaataattttaatttgttctgTGATGAGAATGGAATTTGCAGGGAACTTATAGCGCCATATACACCAGAACAAAATGGTGTGGCCGAGCGGAAGAATAGGACGGTGGTGGAAATGGCTCGAAGTTCACTGAAAGCAAAGGGTCTGCCAGATTATTTTTGGGGAGAAGCTGTTGCAACTGCAGTATATCTTTTGATTATCTTGCCAACAAAGGCCGCTTGGGACACAACACCTCTTGAAGCTTGGAATGGTAAGAAGCCCCGGGTAAGCCACTTAAGAATCTTTGGTTGTATAGCATATGCTTTGGTTAATTTTCACTCTAAGCTTGATGAAAAATCTACAAAATGCATTTTTGTTGTCTATAGTCTTCAATCCAAAGCATATCGTTTATATAATCCGATAAGTGGCAAAGTGATCATAAGTAGAAATGCTGTGTTTAATGAGGATGTAAGTTGGAACTTTAATTCTAGGAACATGATATCCAATTGCTATCTACTGATGAAGAACCTGCAGTAGATTCTGGAAATTCACCCAAATTCTTCTCCTGTAAGTTCATATGTTAGCTCATCAATTGCAGAATCAACAACTGTTGCACCTTATGAGTCTTCAGTTGAGCCGATCCCATTAAGAAGATCAACAACGGAAAGAAACTGAATCCTAAGTACCCTAACACTAGAAATACTTCTTGTCCATTTGCTTTGCTTGTTTCAGATCCTGTTTGTTATGAAGAAGCAGTAGATCAATCTGAACGGAAGAATGCTATGATTGAAGAGATGCAAGCAATTGAAAGAAACTCTACATGGGAGTTAGTTGATGCACCTGAAGGAAAGAATGTAATAGGGCTCAAATGGGTGTTTCGAACAAAGTATAATGCTGATGGGAGCATTCAAAAGCACAAAGCTCGACCGTGGTGAAAGGATATTCACAACAACAAGGTGTAGATTTTGACGAAAAATTTTCTCCTGTTGCTCGATTTGAAACAATGAGAGTTGTTTTGGCTTTGGCTGCACAATTGCACTTGCCAATGTATCAGTTTGATGTGAAGTCTGCTTTCTTGAATGGTGATTTAGAAGAGGAGGTTTATGTTTCACAACCTCAAGGCTTTATGATTACTGGCAACGAGAATAAAGTCTACAACTTAAGAAAAGCTCTTTACGGGCTAAAGCAAGCTCCATGTGCATGGTATAGCAAAATTGACTCATTCTTTCAAGGTAGTGGATTCAGAAGAAGTGACAACGAGCCCACTTTGTACTTGAAGAAACAAGGCACTGATGAATTTTTGTTGGTCTGTCTCTACATTGATGATATGATTTATATTGGTTCCTCAAAGTCTTTAGTTAATGATTTCAAGTCCGGTATGATAAGAAACTTTGAGATGTGTGAGTTGGGCTTACTGAAATATTTCTTGGGGCTTGAGGTGATCCAAGATAAATGATGAACTGCGAAGTAGCAACTACACCGATGAATATCAATGAAAAGTTGCACCCTTCAGATGGAGCTGAGAAAGCAAGTCCTAAATTATTTAGAAGTTTAGTTGGTGGCTTGAATTATCTAACACACGTTAGATCTGACATTGCCATTTTTGTTAGTGTTGTGTCCAGATTTTTGCAAAGTCCCACAGAGCAACATTTTGGTGCTGCGAAGCGAGTTCTTCGTTATGTTGCTGGAACAACAAACTTTGGTATCTGGTATTCTAAAGCACCAAATTTCAGATTGGTTGGATTTACTGACAGTGATTATGCAGGCTGCTTGGATGACCGGAAAAGCACTTCCGGAAGTTGTTTCAGCTTTGATTCTGGAGTTGTGACATGGAGTTCAAAGAAGTAGGAGATAGTAGCTTTGTCGACATCTGAGGCAGAGTATACAGCAGCAAGTTTAGCAGCACGACAAGCTTTATGGCTCCGGAAACTACTTGAAGATTTTTGTTACGAGCAAAAGGAGTATCAGCAATTGCTATGGCTAAGAATCTCTCTTTTCATGGGAGAACTAAGCACATTGATGTGCAATATCACTTTATTCGGACATTGGTAGCGGATGGAATAATAGTGCTGAAATTCTGCGGCACAAACGAGCAAGCAGCGGATATATTTACGAAGCATGAATATTTCCAGTTGCAGTTGGGCGTGTGTGAGTTTGAATCAAGGGGAAGTGTTAGTGGCAGTACTTTTAGGAGTCTTTTATGTTTCCAGTTAACTAGCTCTAGGAGTCCTAATAAGTTGATGTTAATCAGTTAGCAGGTCATGGGTTAGTGCTAAACTAGTTCCCTATTTTTTCTCTAGGTTTGTTTCTTTCCAAGTTCTATTTGAAGACTTGTAGTGTTGTCTTCTGAAGTAATAGAATAAGATCAAGTTTTTCTCTGTTAACATCTTATTCGAGTAGTTGTTCATATCTTTTGCCAACACGGCGTGCATCAACATAAGCAGATAAagccaaaaagaaaacaatgataTGAAACCTGTGCAGGAAATCGTGTTCTTTCATCACCATCTTTTTTCCAAGCATATGGATTGATTAGCATTTGACCAGAGCTTGCAGCCTCAAAGATTCCATGGAGCTTCTTATCGTCGTAGTTGAACAAGAACACTGGCAAACCAGGATTTACATTTTTCACATATATAAAGTGTGCTCTAGGCAAACCTGTCAaagattttaaaatgtttataaTTGAGTAACAACAACCCATtgtcctaattttttttaatcaaaggACAATATATTAGGGCCAAATAACTGACCAACTAGTTGATTTTCGAGACACTCTCTTATCGTATCATTGGTGCAGCCAAATATAACACCGCCTAGTTGATCTCTTGGCAgatttctaaatgtttttttcttttcccacATCCTGAAAAATTCATATGGACAGAACTGTAAATGAAAAATAGAGCTACTACTATAATCAACCTAGACAAAGCACAAGAATTAAACAGTCAAAATAATAAGTACGAACGAGACCTCAAATATAAATCCAACAAAGCATGTCCAAATTCACAtcaacaactaaattcatatGATACAGCTAGAAATGAATCAAAATCCGAAGACTTaaacatcaaaatcaaacaaggAAAACTTTCACATAGACTAAAATCGCTTAGTAAAAAGTACAGAGGAATCACATCAAATGCTTAATCAACTACAAGCCCATAAATACAAGGATATATAACATAGCGAGACAATCACAGTAGCAAAAATCGATGAAATGTATAATTTCCTTGCTCAACAAGAGAGTATTGTAGCTATCACATCGATGATCAGACGGTTATCTGAACCAAATATATACCTATAAAACCGAAGTTCAATTGTATCGAAATCGAATTTACAATGAGAACTGgagaagaaaagggaaaattacctgagagaattgagagaattttcacttttaaatggaagaagaaaaCTGTTATAACTAAAAGAGGCGCGAAATTGCACTCCCAAGTACTTGATGAAACAAACTAACACACCCAACTGACCAactgtacttttttttttttctttttactttcttatgttatattttatttatttctaaaatattctaCGATTTATATTACACATTTTGATATTATATGGAATTTACTTtaacaattcaaatttatttgattattttaaattttaaaatttaaatgatttttctttttatttaattgagaaTACTTTTCCGTACCGAACGTACcctgaaaataaataaatagtcgaagtttcaaacttgagttCTTGGTGAATTCAGTTATATCAATTAGCTTTGATATGCTTAGTGAATACAACACATGGAAAGTAAACATATGATATGACAATTGTTACCACATACAAAAAGCAGACACGGGATCTTTAGGGTGGACATTCGATATTCGATttggtattttaaaattttaattttgataactAAAACTAAATATCAAATACCTGTCTTTCAAAGCTCGATTCGGCATAACAATTAGGTAATTCGATTTTAGGTAGGAGTGGGAGTTGGGTGTTTGTGCCATTCAAATTGGAATGGAAAATTTCAGTTTagatatatcattttttttattgaagaaaTTACAATACAAATAAGCTCTGATTGAATTAGATTTTTTAAGTTAGATTTTGGATTAGTCGACTTgaacattttatattttatatttttacttttgagCCTTTAAGGCAAGCcataacaattaacaacttCAATTCATCTAATATTTTACTCCCTAGAATATACAATTTCTACCGTTAACAAGGACTGAGAACATTGTATTGCCCATCGTATAATTTCATATTGGACTTAATACTATAATAGTAGGGCCTTAGAGTATTGATCTATTAGATCTTTTGAAATTGAACTTATTAATATTGAACCCATATGATATGGATATGACTTAATGTAATACTAATCTGATATCCAATCCAAAATTCGTAAATTTTAAAag
Proteins encoded in this window:
- the LOC125864152 gene encoding secreted RxLR effector protein 161-like — encoded protein: MNINEKLHPSDGAEKASPKLFRSLVGGLNYLTHVRSDIAIFVSVVSRFLQSPTEQHFGAAKRVLRYVAGTTNFGIWYSKAPNFRLVGFTDSDYAGCLDDRKSTSGSCFSFDSGVVTWSSKK